In Sorghum bicolor cultivar BTx623 chromosome 10, Sorghum_bicolor_NCBIv3, whole genome shotgun sequence, one genomic interval encodes:
- the LOC110430950 gene encoding uncharacterized protein LOC110430950 encodes MEAFQARATHEGRLALAQKVKLFTGGLPDHICVDVELQDPQDLQRAMHLAQAYERRNAPLRLALQAAPRRRVSGPLTTASSATDSSTATSSSTAAASSRPFKRLSPEEMSERRKQGLCYNHDEPYVRGHKCARVFFLEVADYIVEEPDDTNCDGAPAHGTDLPPFDLDAPMISLSAIIGIRGTTTMQLRVRIGVHKFTVLLDSGFTHNFISVDAARRADLLLQDSCGAHVVVANGDRVECRRLADNVDLKIGDELFRMDMYAIPVDGCDVVLGIAWLQTLGPILCDFATRRMAFYLCGRRVDWVCMGAPDLPPDRAPSRLLVGTLFSDNGSEHDLLERLLHAYEEVFTAPTGLPPSCPCDHRIHLKRSTEPVDVCPYRYPQLQKDELEAQCEAMLR; translated from the coding sequence ATGGAGGCGTTCCAGGCACGGGCCACGCACGAAGGACGCCTCGCGCTGGCGCAAAAGGTCAAGCTCTTCACTGGCGGTCTGCCCGACCATATCTGCGTCGACGTGGAACTCCAGGACCCACAAGATCTCCAAAGGGCAATGCATTTGGCTCAGGCATATGAGCGACGGAACGCGCCACTCCGCCTCGCCCTACAGGCTGCGCCACGACGTCGCGTTTCGGGACCACTGACCACGGCATCGTCTGCTACCGATTCGTCTACCGCGACTTCGTCATCAACGGCGGCCGCTTCCAGTCGTCCCTTCAAGCGCCTGTCCCCAGAGGAGATGTCGGAACGCCGCAAGCAGGGGCTTTGTTATAACCACGATGAGCCCTACGTCCGGGGACACAAGTGCGCCCGAGTCTTCTTCCTCGAGGTGGCTGATTATATCGTGGAGGAGCCGGACGACACCAATTGCGACGGGGCACCGGCGCACGGTACTGATCTTCCGCCGTTTGATCTGGATGCGCCTATGATCTCCCTCTCTGCCATCATAGGAATCCGAGGCACGACGACCATGCAACTCCGGGTCAGGATCGGCGTGCACAAGTTCACGGTGCTGCTCGACTCCGGGTTCACCCATAATTTCATTAGCGTGGACGCCGCACGCCGTGCAGACCTTCTCCTCCAAGACAGTTGTGGTGCTCACGTCGTCGTGGCCAACGGCGACCGCGTCGAGTGTCGTCGCCTGGCCGACAATGTCGACCTGAAGATTGGCGACGAGCTATTCCGGATGGACATGTATGCCATCCCCGTGGACGGCTGCGACGTGGTCCTAGGGATTGCATGGCTGCAGACCCTGGGCCCCATCCTATGTGACTTCGCCACGCGTCGGATGGCGTTCTACCTATGCGGTCGGCGAGTCGACTGGGTTTGCATGGGTGCGCCTGACTTGCCACCAGATCGTGCCCCCAGTCGCCTACTCGTCGGCACCCTCTTCTCCGACAACGGCTCCGAGCACGACCTCCTGGAACGCCTCCTCCACGCCTATGAAGAAGTATTCACAGCACCAACCGGCCTTCCTCCGTCGTGCCCGTGCGATCATCGGATCCACCTCAAACGGTCAACGGAACCAGTGGATGTCTGCCCATACCGGTACCCTCAATTGCAAAAGGACGAATTGGAGGCGCAGTGTGAAGCGATGCTACGGTAG
- the LOC110431144 gene encoding uncharacterized protein LOC110431144 produces the protein MAMSLARKLEIREQSASAVAAASVLAPRLMGHGLLPGPAQPLALPAPHQMGGRVPAPVFKGRQVRRLTPTEMENRRCQGLCFNCNDRYSRGHNRVCQRLFFLDLTEEEDPAELEPLVNLEDPTISLLAIAGVRTRDTMQLLINLGGVSLLALLDSGSTHNFVAAEAAAHTSLRLQLYSGMKVTMANGERVPCPGVYHAAAFSIEGTSFVADFFALPLAGHDVVLGTQWLASLGPILWDFGALSMTVQHQGRAVCWKGVSGPSRPRLKACLDTDPLAALLDQFESIFTEPSGMPLPRSRDHAITLLPGSAPVVVRPYRYPAAHKDELERQCATMMQQGLIRRSSSAFSSPVLLVKKADGSWRFCVDYRALNAITVKDAFPIPVVDELLDELNGARFFSNLDLRSGYHQVRMRPGDIEKMAFQTHEGLYEFLVMPFGLCNAPATFQALMNDILRPYLRRFVMVFFDDILIYSQSMAEHLGHVRAVLSLLQQHRLFVKKSKCAFGSSSIAYLGHVISANGVAMDPAKVQAVEDWCPFIVECDASTYGFGAVLLQGTHPIAFFSRPAAPRHQSLAAYERELIGLVLAIRHWRPYLWGRRFLVRTNHYSVNFLLDQRLATIPQHHWVGKLLGFDFLVEYKAGCSNTVADALSRRDTEELAAMAITGPCFDFITRLRQANEQDPALITLREEILTNKRSAPWAVIDGLMAFQGRLYIPPGAPLLHEILAAVHDNGHEGVQRTLHRLRQDFHSPSLRAVVQDFVRACATCQRYKSEHLHPAGLLLPLPVPSAIWADIGIDFVEALPKVGGKSVILTVVDRFSKYCHSIDLAHPYSAELVAQAFFSEIVRLHGIPQSIVSDRDPVFTSIFWKELMKLSGIKLRMMTAFHPQSDGQTEAANKIITTPFAIVYGRDPASIRSYEPGESRVPAVAKSMAAPSLQGATKGKLRPRFYGPYRITAIINEVAYRLELPAGTKLHDVFHVGLLKKFIGTPPSAPRALPPTHHGATQPVPDRNTRARLARGVRQVLVHWTDEPAASATWEDLENFQERYPHLPARGRAARRGGRDVMWGHQYSRRPRTRGAAQGHEEARTAGARLTLAPPSPTSGYNLRSQGPPELGVEALDSISMPVGFSSTVFLGGSLISWSSKRQPTVSRSSAEAEYRAVPNGVAEASWLQQLLQELHHPLKSATLVYCDNVSAVYLSSNPIQHQRTKHVEIDLHFVRERVTLGAVRVLHVPTTSQFDDVFTKGLPSTVFMEFRSNLNIRSTDAPIAGGC, from the exons ATGGCGATGAGTCTAGCGCGCAAGTTGGAGATCCGCGAGCAGAGCGCCTCGGCGGTCGCCGCGGCTAGCGTTTTGGCGCCTCGACTCATGGGCCATGGGCTCCTACCGGGTCCGGCCCAGCCGCTGGCTCTGCCCGCGCCCCACCAAATGGGCGGACGGGTCCCTGCGCCGGTTTTCAAAGGCCGCCAGGTGCGGCGGCTCACCCCGACAGAGATGGAAAACCGCCGCTGCCAGGGCCTCTGCTTCAATTGCAATGACAGGTACTCCCGTGGCCATAACCGAGTCTGCCAGCGCCTCTTCTTCCTGGACCTCACCGAGGAGGAGGATCCCGCAGAGCTAGAGCCGCTGGTAAACCTGGAGGACCCCACGATCTCCCTCCTCGCCATCGCCGGGGTCCGCACAAGGGACACGATGCAACTCCTCATCAACCTGGGCGGCGTCTCGCTGTTGGCCCTGCTAGACTCTGGATCGACGCATAATTTCGTCGCGGCCGAGGCAGCAGCCCACACCTCCCTCCGCCTCCAGCTCTACAGCGGTATGAAAGTGACCATGGCTAATGGCGAGCGGGTGCCGTGCCCAGGCGTCTACCATGCAGCGGCATTCTCCATCGAGGGGACCTCCTTCGTCGCCGACTTCTTCGCCCTGCCCCTGGCGGGCCATGACGTGGTGCTGGGCACCCAGTGGTTGGCCAGCTTGGGGCCTATACTCTGGGACTTCGGCGCCCTGTCTATGACAGTGCAGCACCAGGGGCGCGCCGTCTGTTGGAAAGGCGTCTCCGGTCCGTCCAGACCACGCCTGAAGGCTTGCCTCGACACCGACCCCCTGGCCGCGCTCCTGGACCAGTTTGAGTCCATCTTCACCGAGCCATCCGGCATGCCACTGCCACGGTCCAGGGATCACGCCATCACTCTTCTCCCGGGGTCTGCACCAGTCGTTGTCCGCCCGTACCGCTATCCAGCTGCCCACAAAGATGAGCTGGAAAGGCAGTGCGCGACCATGATGCAACAAGGGCTGATCCGGCGCAGCTCGTCCGCTTTTTCCTCTCCGGTGCTGCTAGTGAAGAAGGCGGACGGGTCCTGGCGCTTTTGCGTCGATTACAGAGCCCTCAACGCCATCACTGTAAAGGACGCCTTCCCCATTCCGGTCGTCGATGAGCTCCTGGACGAGCTGAACGGCGCCCGATTCTTCTCCAATTTGGACCTGCGTTCCGGCTATCATCAAGTCCGGATGCGGCCGGGCGACATCGAGAAGATGGCTTTTCAGACTCATGAAGGGCTCTATGAGTTCCTCGTCATGCCCTTCGGCCTCTGCAACGCGCCGGCAACGTTTCAGGCCTTGATGAACGACATCTTGAGGCCCTACTTACGCCGGTTCGTGATGGTCTTCTTCGACGACATATTGATATATAGCCAGTCCATGGCAGAGCACCTCGGCCACGTCCGCGCTGTACTCAGCCTCCTCCAGCAGCATCGACTCTTCGTCAAGAAGTCCAAGTGCGCCTTTGGCTCCTCCTCCATCGCGTACTTGGGCCATGTTATCTCGGCCAATGGCGTGGCCATGGACCCCGCCAAGGTCCAGGCGGTGGAGGACTGGTGCCCC TTCATCGTTGAGTGTGATGCGTCCACCTACGGGTTCGGGGCTGTACTGCTGCAGGGGACGCATCCCATCGCCTTCTTCAGCAGGCCGGCGGCCCCAAGACACCAGTCCCTAGCCGCCTACGAACGAGAATTGATTGGTCTCGTCCTCGCCATCCGCCACTGGAGGCCTTACCTTTGGGGTCGGCGTTTCCTGGTCCGCACTAATCATTACAGCGTTAACTTCCTACTTGATCAGCGTCTTGCCACCATCCCGCAGCATCATTGGGTGGGAAAGCTCCTGGGCTTTGATTTTTTGGTGGAATACAAGGCTGGCTGCTCCAACACCGTGGCTGATGCCCTATCCCGCCGTGATACAGAAGAGCTGGCTGCCATGGCAATCACTGGGCCCTGTTTCGACTTCATCACACGCCTCCGTCAGGCCAATGAACAGGACCCAGCTTTGATCACCCTCCGCGAAGAGATCCTCACCAACAAACGCTCTGCGCCATGGGCTGTCATTGACGGCCTGATGGCATTCCAGGGGCGCCTCTACATCCCTCCAGGCGCCCCCCTGCTCCATGAGATCCTGGCGGCTGTGCACGACAATGGCCATGAAGGTGTGCAACGCACGCTACATCGTCTCCGCCAAGACTTCCACTCCCCCAGTCTGCGTGCAGTAGTGCAAGACTTCGTGCGTGCTTGTGCAACATGTCAGCGCTACAAATCAGAACACCTTCACCCAGCAGGTCTTTTGCTTCCTCTGCCAGTACCGTCGGCGATTTGGGCAGACATTGGCATTGACTTCGTTGAGGCTTTACCAAAAGTCGGGGGCAAATCTGTTATCTTGACAGTAGTGGACAGATTCAGTAAATACTGTCATTCCATTGACCTCGCCCACCCTTACTCAGCGGAGTTAGTAGCCCAAGCTTTCTTCTCTGAGATTGTACGTCTTCATGGCATTCCCCAGTCCATCGTATCAGACAGGGACCCGGTGTTCACCTCCATATTCTGGAAAGAACTGATGAAGCTGTCTGGAATCAAGCTGAGGATGATGACTGCATTCCATCCTCAGTCTGATGGCCAAACTGAAGCTGCTAACAAGATCATT ACCACGCCGTTCGCCATCGTCTATGGCCGCGACCCAGCCTCCATCCGTTCTTATGAACCAGGAGAGTCCCGGGTCCCCGCCGTGGCCAAGAGCATGGCTGCCC CGTCACTTCAAGGCGCCACCAAGGGCAAGCTGCGCCCCCGCTTCTACGGCCCCTACCGCATCACTGCCATCATCAACGAGGTCGCATACCGACTGGAACTTCCTGCAGGCACCAAactgcatgatgtgttccacgTCGGCCTCCTCAAGAAATTCATCGGCACACCTCCATCAGCACCACGAGCTCTGCCTCCTACCCACCACGGCGCCACTCAGCCAGTCCCAGACCGCAACACACGAGCAAGACTGGCCAGGGGCGTGCGTCAAGTCCTGGTGCACTGGACGGATGAACCTGCTGCATCAGCAACCTGGGAAGACTTGGAGAATTTCCAGGAGCGCTACCCCCAccttccagctcgaggacgagctgctcGTCGAGGGGGGAGAGATGTGATGTGGGGCCATCAGTACAGCCGCCGGCCTCGAACACGAGGTGCAGCACAGGGCCATGAAGAGGCCAGGACGGCTG GCGCCAGGCTCACCCTGGCGCCCCCATCTCCTACCTCCGGCTACAACCTACGCAGCCAAGGCCCTCCTGAGCTTGGTGTGGAGGCCCTTGACAGCATTTCGATG CCTGTTGGCTTTTCGTCCACTGTATTTCTCGGTGGCAGCCTCATCTCCTGGTCATCGAAGCGGCAACCTACCGTCTCCCGGTCCAGCGCGGAAGCCGAGTATCGGGCTGTTCCAAATGGCGTTGCTGAAGCTTCCTGGTTGCAGCAGCTTCTCCAAGAGCTGCATCACCCTCTGAAGTCTGCCACCCTCgtctactgcgacaacgtcagCGCCGTCTACCTCTCCTCCAACCCAATTCAGCACCAGCGCACCAAGCACGTGGAAATCGACCTCCACTTCGTCCGTGAGCGTGTCACTCTTGGTGCTGTCCGTGTCCTTCACGTCCCCACCACCTCACAGTTCGACGATGTCTTCACCAAGGGGCTTCCTTCTACTGTGTTCATGGAATTTCGCTCCAATCTGAACATCCGCTCCACCGACGCTCCGATTGCGGGGGGGTGTTAG